A section of the Sphingomonas ginsenosidivorax genome encodes:
- a CDS encoding Hsp70 family protein, with product MQTAAGPALGVDFGTTNTVVALGQANGLPELVPFAAPTEDSPVFRSALCFWHDDVPGGLASDAGPWAIAEYLEFPQDSRFLQSFKSVAASAAFEQASVFDKRFRFEDLGRLFLDRLVAHAGGRLDTRPARIVVGRPVEYAGSRPDEALARTRYDAMFKGFGVDIHYVYEPLGAAYSYATRLTEPATILVADFGGGTSDFSVVRVAEPGAAQRCTPLGHAGIGIAGDRFDYRLVDRLVLPMLGKGGSYRSFDKELEIPRGYFADFADWSRLALMRNRRTLEELDRLRRTATDPAAIARMIAVIENELGYPLYDAVGRLKRALSTDESAHFHFAGAGLEIEADVTRAQFEDWITDDIARIEATVDRALSAANVGQGGIDRVFLTGGSSLIPRVRRIFTDRFGEAAIMSGGELTSIAHGLALIGEQDDIAAWSA from the coding sequence ATGCAGACCGCCGCCGGTCCCGCGCTGGGCGTGGATTTCGGCACGACGAACACCGTCGTTGCCTTGGGTCAAGCGAATGGCTTGCCCGAACTCGTGCCCTTCGCCGCGCCTACCGAGGACAGTCCGGTGTTCCGCTCCGCGCTGTGCTTCTGGCATGACGACGTACCGGGCGGTCTGGCGTCCGATGCAGGCCCTTGGGCGATCGCCGAGTATCTCGAATTCCCCCAGGACAGCCGCTTCCTGCAATCGTTCAAGTCGGTCGCGGCCAGCGCGGCGTTCGAACAGGCCTCGGTCTTCGACAAGCGGTTCCGGTTCGAGGATCTCGGGCGGCTGTTCCTCGACCGCCTCGTCGCACATGCCGGCGGCCGGCTCGACACGCGCCCCGCGCGCATCGTCGTCGGCCGGCCCGTCGAATATGCCGGCAGCCGTCCCGACGAAGCGCTTGCCCGCACCCGCTACGACGCGATGTTCAAGGGCTTCGGCGTCGACATCCATTATGTCTACGAACCGCTCGGCGCGGCCTATAGTTATGCGACCCGGCTGACCGAGCCCGCGACGATCCTGGTCGCCGATTTCGGCGGCGGCACCAGCGACTTCTCGGTCGTGCGCGTCGCCGAACCGGGGGCGGCGCAACGCTGCACGCCGCTCGGCCATGCCGGCATCGGGATCGCGGGCGACCGGTTCGACTACCGTCTCGTCGACCGTCTCGTCCTGCCGATGCTCGGCAAGGGCGGCAGCTACCGTTCGTTCGACAAGGAACTCGAGATACCGCGCGGCTATTTCGCCGATTTCGCGGACTGGTCGCGGCTCGCACTGATGCGCAACCGGCGCACGCTCGAGGAACTCGACCGCCTGCGCCGCACCGCCACCGACCCCGCCGCGATCGCGCGGATGATCGCGGTGATCGAGAACGAGCTCGGCTATCCGCTCTACGACGCGGTCGGCCGGCTCAAGCGGGCGCTGTCGACCGACGAGTCCGCGCATTTCCATTTCGCCGGCGCCGGGCTCGAGATCGAGGCGGATGTCACCCGCGCGCAGTTCGAGGACTGGATCACCGACGACATCGCCCGGATCGAGGCGACCGTCGACCGCGCCTTGTCCGCCGCGAACGTCGGGCAGGGGGGTATCGACCGTGTGTTCCTCACCGGCGGGTCGTCGCTGATCCCCCGCGTCCGCCGGATCTTCACCGACCGGTTCGGCGAGGCGGCGATCATGAGCGGCGGCGAACTCACCTCGATCGCGCACGGCCTCGCGCTGATCGGCGAGCAGGACGATATCGCCGCGTGGTCGGCCTGA